A window of Gavia stellata isolate bGavSte3 chromosome 21, bGavSte3.hap2, whole genome shotgun sequence contains these coding sequences:
- the YWHAH gene encoding 14-3-3 protein eta isoform X1 — protein sequence MGDREQLLQRARLAEQAERYDDMASAMKSVTELNEPLSNEDRNLLSVAYKNVVGARRSSWRVISSIEQKTMADGNEKKLEKVKAYREKIEKELETVCNDVLALLDKYLIKNCNDFQYESKVFYLKMKGDYYRYLAEVAAGEKKNSVVEASEAAYKEAFEISKEHMQPTHPIRLGLALNFSVFYYEIQNAPEQACLLAKQAFDDAIAELDTLNEDSYKDSTLIMQLLRDNLTLWTSDQQDEEAGEGNN from the exons ATGGGGGACcgagagcagctgctgcagcgaGCCCGCCTGGCCGAGCAGGCGGAGAGATACGACGACATGGCCTCGGCCATGAAGTCG GTAACTGAGCTGAATGAGCCTCTCTCAAACGAGGATAGAAACCTGCTGTCTGTGGCCTACAAGAACGTAGTTGGAGCTAGACGATCTTCCTGGCGTGTCATCAGCAGCATAGAGCAGAAGACTATGGCAGATGGGAATgagaagaagctggagaaggTTAAAGCCTATAGGGAGAAGATAGAAAAGGAGCTTGAGACAGTCTGCAATGATGTTTTGGCTCTCCTAGATAAATACTTGATCAAGAACTGCAATGACTTCCAGTATGAGAGCAAGGTCTTTTATCTGAAAATGAAGGGGGATTACTACCGCTATTTGGCAGAAGTTGCTGCTGGTGAGAAGAAGAACAGTGTTGTGGAAGCCTCAGAAGCTGCCTATAAAGAGGCTTTTGAAATCAGCAAAGAGCACATGCAGCCCACTCACCCAATTAGGCTCGGGCTGGCACTCAATTTCTCAGTGTTCTACTACGAAATCCAGAATGCTCCTGAGCAGGCCTGCCTTTTAGCCAAACAAGCCTTTGATGATGCCATAGCAGAGCTGGACACACTAAATGAGGATTCCTACAAGGACTCCACTCTCATCATGCAGTTACTTCGAGATAACCTCACTCTGTGGACGAGTGATCAGCAAGATGAAGAAGCAGGAGAGGGCAATAATTAA
- the YWHAH gene encoding 14-3-3 protein eta isoform X2, with amino-acid sequence MGDREQLLQRARLAEQAERYDDMASAMKSVSGLNEPLSNEDRNLLSVAYKNVVGARRSSWRVISSIEQKTMADGNEKKLEKVKAYREKIEKELETVCNDVLALLDKYLIKNCNDFQYESKVFYLKMKGDYYRYLAEVAAGEKKNSVVEASEAAYKEAFEISKEHMQPTHPIRLGLALNFSVFYYEIQNAPEQACLLAKQAFDDAIAELDTLNEDSYKDSTLIMQLLRDNLTLWTSDQQDEEAGEGNN; translated from the exons ATGGGGGACcgagagcagctgctgcagcgaGCCCGCCTGGCCGAGCAGGCGGAGAGATACGACGACATGGCCTCGGCCATGAAGTCGGTGAGTGGG CTGAATGAGCCTCTCTCAAACGAGGATAGAAACCTGCTGTCTGTGGCCTACAAGAACGTAGTTGGAGCTAGACGATCTTCCTGGCGTGTCATCAGCAGCATAGAGCAGAAGACTATGGCAGATGGGAATgagaagaagctggagaaggTTAAAGCCTATAGGGAGAAGATAGAAAAGGAGCTTGAGACAGTCTGCAATGATGTTTTGGCTCTCCTAGATAAATACTTGATCAAGAACTGCAATGACTTCCAGTATGAGAGCAAGGTCTTTTATCTGAAAATGAAGGGGGATTACTACCGCTATTTGGCAGAAGTTGCTGCTGGTGAGAAGAAGAACAGTGTTGTGGAAGCCTCAGAAGCTGCCTATAAAGAGGCTTTTGAAATCAGCAAAGAGCACATGCAGCCCACTCACCCAATTAGGCTCGGGCTGGCACTCAATTTCTCAGTGTTCTACTACGAAATCCAGAATGCTCCTGAGCAGGCCTGCCTTTTAGCCAAACAAGCCTTTGATGATGCCATAGCAGAGCTGGACACACTAAATGAGGATTCCTACAAGGACTCCACTCTCATCATGCAGTTACTTCGAGATAACCTCACTCTGTGGACGAGTGATCAGCAAGATGAAGAAGCAGGAGAGGGCAATAATTAA